The sequence CATTGTAAAACAAGATGGAGTGATAGCTGGGATCGAATTGGCCCAGCGCATTTTCAAAACCTATGATTCATCATTAAGTATTGTTACTCATATTCGAGACGGAGAAAAAGTGAAAGTTGGCGATATTGCTTTTGAAATTTCAGGAAAATCAAGGTCAATATTAAGTACAGAGCGATTGGTACTTAATTTCATGCAGCGAATGAGTGGCATTGCCACAAAGACAAGTCAGATTGTTGGCTTAATTGATGGAACGAACGCTAAATTGCTAGATACGAGGAAGACAACACCAGGAATTAGATACATGGAGAAATGGGCAGTTCGAATAGGTGGGGGGTATAATCACCGATTTGCACTTTACGATATGATCATGCTAAAGGACAATCATATTGATTATGCCGGAGGCGTTTCGCAAGCTATAACCAGAGCGAATGACTATTTATCTGAAACTGGACAACAATTAAAAATTGAAATCGAAGTTCGAAATATGGAAGAATTGGATGAGGTTCTTTCAGTTGGAAAAGTGGATAGAATAATGTTAGATAATTTTACTCCTCAAGAAATCAAAGATGTTTTACCTCGAATTCCTGATTCAATTGAAACCGAAGCCTCGGGTGGAATAACGGAAGAAACAATTAGATCGTACGCGGAAACAGGTGTTGACTTTATTTCTGTCGGGGCATTAACCCACAGTTTTGAAAGTTTAGATATGTCGTTAAAGGCAAGTTTTGAGTAATGCTAATCATCTAGCAGGTCAGGATTCTTTGGCTTAGCGTTTGATAATTGAGCTGGAAGGAAGAATGAAACTCCCAATATGACCAATCCGGTTACAATAATGTAGAAAGCGTAAGTCCATCTCATAAGGAGAAAAACCAATCCTATGAATAGAATTATAGAACCTGACCAATAAACAAAATTGTAAACTGGGTGGTGCTTCCCTGATTGAAAAGCCAAAAGATTAAGACAAAAACCGACCGCTCCGGAACCTATAAAAATATACTTTGCCATTAGAATCGAGATTAATCCTCTTCCGATATCCGTGAATAAAAAAATAGCCATCAAAAACGAGAGACCAAAAGCAGCTCCTGCAATTGTTCTTATTATTGACATATTTTGATCTCTTTTACTCATTTACTTCTTCAATATAGGATTTTATATCTAATAGAAAATTGATATCCTCTTCTATCTTGTTCCCAATGACAGCAATATTTGCTCCAGCCGCATGAATTTGTTGGATTTGTTCTAAAGTTCGAATTCCGCCACCAACGATCATTGGAGTATTAAGTTTATTCGCTTCCTCAATTACTTTAATTGGCACGTGAGATATTGCACCACTTCCAGCGTCAAAATAAAGAAGTTTTTTCCCTTGAAGTATTCCTGCTTTGGCTGTGTTAATTATGATACTCATCTTATCACCTGGAATTGGGGTCGTTTGACTTACATAAGCGACTGAAGAATTAGTTCCCCCTTCAATTAAAATATAACCTGTAGGCAGCACTTCGATGTCCATTCTATATACTTCACTTGCTGATAAAACATGATGTCCAATTAAGAAATCAGGATTCCTACCTGAAATAAGACTCAAATAGAGTAGGGCATCTGCCTTTCCAGATATTTGATGCGAAGACCCAGGGAAGATGACTAATGGAATTTTAGAATTTGATTTAATGAAATCAATACAATTGATAAATTCTTCTCTCGTCACTGTGCTTCCTCCAACAAACAGATAATTTACATTCGCGAAAATTGCCTTTTTCAAGATCTCCGAAAGTTTGGTGGTGTCAGTACATTTTTCGGGATCGATCAAAATTGCTATTTGACCTTTCTTCGAAGATATTTTGTTTAATATATTATTTGTTTCGTTCAACCTCATCTGTA comes from Flavobacteriales bacterium and encodes:
- a CDS encoding geranylgeranylglyceryl/heptaprenylglyceryl phosphate synthase; translation: MRLNETNNILNKISSKKGQIAILIDPEKCTDTTKLSEILKKAIFANVNYLFVGGSTVTREEFINCIDFIKSNSKIPLVIFPGSSHQISGKADALLYLSLISGRNPDFLIGHHVLSASEVYRMDIEVLPTGYILIEGGTNSSVAYVSQTTPIPGDKMSIIINTAKAGILQGKKLLYFDAGSGAISHVPIKVIEEANKLNTPMIVGGGIRTLEQIQQIHAAGANIAVIGNKIEEDINFLLDIKSYIEEVNE
- the nadC gene encoding carboxylating nicotinate-nucleotide diphosphorylase gives rise to the protein MIDQIIKNALAEDIGDGDHSSISCVPQDAIGTAKLIVKQDGVIAGIELAQRIFKTYDSSLSIVTHIRDGEKVKVGDIAFEISGKSRSILSTERLVLNFMQRMSGIATKTSQIVGLIDGTNAKLLDTRKTTPGIRYMEKWAVRIGGGYNHRFALYDMIMLKDNHIDYAGGVSQAITRANDYLSETGQQLKIEIEVRNMEELDEVLSVGKVDRIMLDNFTPQEIKDVLPRIPDSIETEASGGITEETIRSYAETGVDFISVGALTHSFESLDMSLKASFE